The window ggctcagacacgagactacaaagggaaaaccagctacTTCGCGGAtactgacgtcttgcttccagacaagctaaacaccttcgtcacccgctttgaggataatacagtgccaccgacgcagcccgcttccaaggactgtgggctctccttctccgtggccaatgtgagtaagacatttaagcgtattaacccttgcaaggctgccagcccagacagcatcccaagccgcatcctcagagcatgcgcagaccagttggctggagtgtttaaggacatattcaatctctccctatcccagtctgttgtccccacatgcttcaagatgtccaccattgttcctgttcccaagaaagctaaggtaactgaactaaatgactatcgccccgtagcactcacttctgtcatcatgaagtgctttgagagactagtcaaggatcatatcacatcTACATtatctgacaccctagacccacttcaatttgcataccgctcaacagctccacagacgatgcaatcgccatcgcactgcacactatcccatctggacaagaggaatacctatgtaataatactgttcattaactacagctcagcattcaacaccatagtaccttccaagctcatcattaagcttgaggccctgggtctgaaccccgccctttgcaactgggtcctggacttcctgatgggctgcccccaggtggtgaaggtaggaaacaacacctccacttcgctgatcctcaacactgggaccccacaaggatgcgtgctcagccccctcctgtactccctgttcatccatgactgcgtggccacgcacgcctccaactcaatcttcaagtttgcagacgacacaacagtgtaggcctgattaccaacaacgacgagacagcctacagggaggaggtgagagccctgggagtgtggtgccaggaaaataaccaacATCAATaaaactaaggagctgatcgtggaattcaggcaacagcagagggagcacccccctatccacatcgatgggaccgcagtggagaaggtgggaagcttcaagttcctcggtgtacacatcactgacaaactgaaatggtccacccaaacagacagtgtggtgaaggaggcgcaacagcgcctcttcaacctcaggaggctgaagaaatttggcttgacacctaaaaccctcacaaacttttacagatgcacaattgagagcatcctgttgggctgtatcaccgcctggtacggcaactgcaccgcccgtaaccacagggctctccagagggtagtgaggtctgccgAACGCAGCACCGGGGGCAAgtttacctgccctccaggacacctacagcacctgatatcacaggaaggccaaaaagataataaGGACAACAACGACcaaagccactgcctgttcactcctctatcatccagaaggtgaggtcagtactggtgcatcaaagctgggactgagagactgaaaaacagcttctatctcaaggccatcagactggtaaatagccaccactagcacattagaggctgctgcctatatacatagacattaaatcactggccactttaataatgtttacatattttgcattactcatctcatatgtatatactgtattatattctattctactgtatcttagtctatgccgctctgacattgctcatccaaatatttacatattcttatatccattcctttactttagattgtgtgtattgttatatattacttgttagatattactgcactgttggagctagaaacacaagcatttcactacacccgcaataacatctgctaaacacgtgtatgtgacaagtaaaatttgatttgtaaataaggtatttctgttttttaatttttaatacatttcaaacatgtctaaaaacctgttttcactttgtcattatggggtattgtgtgttgattgatgagaaaAGTAATACTTTTGTCCATTTCAGAATaagtaacgtaacaacatgtgggaaaagggaaggggtctgaatactttccgaatgcactgtaaggttATGCGTAAGAACGCAACTGCACTGAAATTAATAGCCTGATTCAATGCGATTCTCctgaataaaaaatataaaagttGATCTGTTAAGCTGTTAGGTCTGAATAGACCCATACAGCTTCCATTCCGATTCTATCTTTTTGGTCTTTTGCTATAGGCATTCCAAATTGCGGAGCATTTAACAGACACAATCACTGTCACCATGCAATCCTTAGACTATCAATTTCTGCGGAGATGTCTTATGGTTAAAAGCAGGGCTTGAATTGAGAATATAGGCCTACCCCTTGTTTGATCAGCCTAAGAAAAAACTATGATCCAGACTATATATAGCGATCTAGGCTATAACAATGATTAACTCCACGATTATTTCTACATAGTCTACTAGCCTATCGAAGGTCTAGTACAGCCTCAACATGGGCTCTTGTTAGGTCTAAAGGCTTATGAAAACATTCACTTTTAAATGAAAAGCAAGTCTCATTATCACACAGAAAATATGGTTGTTTTATTAAACCGGGAAACTTGTGGAGAACTGGGAACTGGGGGaaaaaacgaggtcaaatcatgccATCAGTGATTTTCAGGTCAGAAAGTCAGAGAAAGATGAGTTTTTGAATtgaccgttcaaaactatttttcccagtcagagctaaTTTCTTTCTGAGTTCCTAGTTGTCTtcaacgcactgaagtcggaagtcagagattgccgagttcccagttgtttgaaTGCGCCACTAGATACCTAGGCTACCTCTTATTTCTGAATAGGGCTCCTTCCAAAAAAGAAGCCCTTGTGTCCATATTGATTTGAGACATAGGCATATCTACACAGTAACGGTGGCTGGCTGCAAATCAACTAGCCTAATAATTATTTAATTgataataaatgcttcacagagttcatggAACAAACATatcacaacatcaactgttcagatgagcctgtgtgaatcaagccttcattgtcaaattgctgcaaagaaaccactactaaagtacaccaataagaagtaaagacttgcttgggccaagaaacacgatcaatggacattagacctgtggaaatttgagatttttggttgcaaccactgtgtctttgtgagatgcagagtaggtgaatagatgatctctgcatgtgtggttcccaccgtgaagcatggaggaggaggtgtgatggtatgggtgtgcttttctggtgacactgtctgtgatttatttagaattcaaggcacacttaaccagcatggctaccacagcattctgcagcgatatgccatcccatctggtttgtgcttagtgggactatcatttgtttttcaacaggacaatgacccaaaacacacctccagatcGTTAAAGGGATATTTGAcaaaggagagtaatggagtgctgcatcagatgacctggcgtccacaatcaccagaccttaacccaattgagatggtttgggatgagttgaatagcagagtgaaggaaaagcagccaacaagtgatcagcttatggaaaagcattccagctgaagctgggtgagagaatgccaagagtgtgcaaagctgtcatcatggcaaagggtggctactttaaagaatctaaaatctaaaatatgtttggttgctacatgattccatatgtgttaatttaACGTTTTgaattcttcactattattctacaatgtaaacccttgaatgagtaggtgtgtccaaacttttgactggcactgtatacaTATGTATAtgttttacatatatatataatctaATGAGGTTAGATCTATAAACGTGTTTTATTCCAGTAGGGGAGCCTAAAGATAAATAATCCACTTGGTTAGAGAGAAAttgtaatctgttttttaaaattttcTTGTAGTGAGTATGTTTGGGGCAAAATGTTTTTCCTCAAATTACCCTACTTGGCAGGAAGAGGGTATTCTTTTGAAATATGCGCATGTCCAGCAGCCAACTGAGCCAAGCTAACGTAGACGTTTTAAAGTGATGTGTATTTAATCTTCAAGGGTGCATTTACATAGAGTGGGACGTTTTCCCCAATAGTGGGACCAAACGGCCCCTTTATAAAGTTTCTGTTTTAATTTAAtaacaatgttttttttaaattctgccCACTTGTGTGTTTGTCTAAGGATATCCATTATGTACATATCTAAATCTTACCTAACGTAGCATTTTTCTGTCAGAAAATAGACATTTCCATTGCGCAAAACCGTGACACGCTGGGGGGTAGATCTTGACAGCTGTGGTTATTTCCCACCCTATTTGTAAACGGAGATCGGTTTTAACGGACGTGTCAGATGAATGCTGGAATCTACTAAACCGGTTAATTCACAGAAAGAAGACGGTGGACAGATTTCAACTGCTATGGGGATACTCGATTTCTTCATGCGGTACAGATGCATAAGCAGGGCCTAAAATTAACACCCACCACCTGCCAAATGACGGTAGATTTTGGCATTGGAGGGTaaaatgtctatttcaccagccacgttTGCAGGTGATCAGGGCTCCACAGTGCGAGCATTTCACTCGCATTCATTTAGTGAATAAAAATAGTCAAGTATGATCTCATGTATAGTAAAACAAATGCTGCAATAGCTGTTTTCAAAGAATTTCCGCCGTTTTGTTTCGTAGCTGGTCAATTAATCGCACAAAGTCAAAGAACTACGAATCCTATGTAGCAGTTCGCGctgcaacactgcctggctgTGCGCACGTGAAGAGCTGAGTGACATATTCATTTTTAGAAGCGCTGCGCACATGCATAAAAATTGGTCTAATTTACTTGAAACGAAAGTCTACTGAAGTGAGActttgttgttgtgtttctagGCTATTTACAATGTTTTGTTCACAAGTtaggttgtttttctatgtttgagTTTTAAATGCTAGGGAAGAGAAGACCACGCTTCTACTAGTCAGACTGAAACTCACAGCCACAAACATGACTCTAGTCGCGCTGCCACAGTAACCTCCCGACCTTAAAGGCGGTAGGTGAAATGTTTTGTCTCATctgtgatattttggttaaaagacACAGGTCACAAAACATTTAATTAAACATTATACCACGTTAGTTACTTATtactaaacaatacatttattgttttagaaacattacaaagcatgtTCATCAATTTTGTTGTGTTTTGTTAGTGTAATTTTATGGGCAAAATATATTTGGGCTGGTAAAAATTAGTGGCTGGTAGAGATTTTTTCATCTAACGttacctgccacagtggctgcTAGACCAAAAGTAATTTTTATACCCTGTACATAATGCTGTGAACTCTGCCTGCTGTGTGGGGTGTTGGCTTGGTTTGAAGAAGTTTCATGAAACTGTGTATGTCTAAATGACACTGAGCTATTTAACCATGTCAGAATTTGCTTAACATAAGTCATTGGGCATCAAAAAGTAGAGCATATTTACAAAGGAATGTTTCTGATCCAAATTGACATGTAACACAGTTGCTTACAGCAGCACATGGATAGAAATATGTTTGTGTTGAGTCCAAAACTTACTTCGCTTATTGGTCTAATATGGACCAAAGCAATTTGTACTGTCTAATGCTTCATTGTAACACTAATAGCCTACTTGAGTCTTATCTGTataccaatatatatatatatatatatatatataccaaccGGATCCAACCCTGAGTGGATCCCACAACCttgcatgtgtctgtgtatgtaggtATACATTAATTTAACTTGAGGCATAACGTTTTTTGTTTAACCCATATTTTCTCCCTCTGTCATTAAACTTCTACTCCTGCTCTAATTCTTCTCCCTGTTCTTTCCCCCAGTAAGTCCCACTCTGGGTCAGACATGTCTGTGATAGTGGGAGAGGGGCGGGTCATAGCCTGGAGGGTCACCAGAAGCATCACCTACTACTGCACCAGCGATACCCCTgccccctctcctcccacctcctccttaTCCTCCCATCTagactctcctcttccctccccctcctactccctctccaccccctttATCTCAGACATGCCCTCTCACCCCACCGTTTCCTCAACTCTCACCCCTTCATTTTCGGATGTACCAACCCTTTCTCCATCctcgccctcctcctccccccgtcccctcctcctgctcctcccgtGGCTTGGCGCCCGACCGGGGGCCATGGCGAAGTACCGGGACCTCTACCTGGAACGCGGCCTGGACATCCTATCTGTGGAGAGCACTGTGTGGCACTTCCTGTGGCCTCGCTGGGGGCTGGAGTATGGGTCTGAGGTCCTGGAGGTCCTGGGAGACCCGCGTTTCAAAGGGCGCCCCCTTCTGGTCCACGCCTTCTCCATCGGTGGGTACACCTTCACCCAGCTGCTCAGCCAGATGGCCAGGGAGCCACACAAGTACCCAGGCCTGGCCCAACGGGTTGTAGGACATGTCTATGACAGCATGGTGGTCGGGTCGCTCGAGCATATggctacaggtgagagagaggggaaggaaaggAGGTAGGATTGTCGGTTTGGATTATTTGGAAAGGAGAGGGATCTGTTACTGAGACGGTGTGGATGTGTGACAGAGAAAAGGCCTGCACTTTGCATCCTTGTTTGTCACAATGTTGCTTTGTGTGATGAAGACCTAGTAATCATACTCCCACCTTACCTGCTCCACAATATTGGATTGTATTCAAATATATTTGCTGACTTAGAGGAGGACTTTCACACATGATAGTATGTTATTGTGTTTACTGTATGGGGAAATTACATAGGCCTATCCCATTGAATTAACAAGAATTGAAATGTaattaataaaataatctgtgtgtgtctatgtgtgtgcctCAGGCCTGGGCAAGACCCTGTTCCCTCGTATCGAGCCCCTGGTGCGATACACCGCTCTGCTCTACTTCTGGCTCTTCAAATCCCAGACGGTGCACTACTATGACAACTCAGTCCAGGTCTTCTACAACAGCCCCGTCACCGCCCCGGCGCTCTTCTTTTTCTGCGAGAACGACGCGATGTGCGACCCCGTCGCCATGGAGGCGGTACTCGACTTCTGGAGGAAGCGGGGCGTTGCTGTGGAAACCAGGAATTGGAAGGAATCTGTGCACGCTGCTCATCTACGCTGTCACCCAGAGGAGTACCTCTCCACGTTGGAAAAATTTATGATCTCGCTCAACATCGCCCCCCTCAGGGAGAAGATGTGAATGGCTCATGTGCTAATCACAGTTTGATAATTCAATAAAGCCTGCATACTCATGTTCAAAGGAAGTCTGCATTATTTACTTCCCGGTTGCAATAATAACAACATATCTCCTAGCATTTGTTTacctattattattatcattgccAAGGCCTTGTGGGAACATGTACAGATATAGCATCTTCATTTTACCAGCATTGTtgtagcaaaataatcctgcagcaacgtttagtccataatgttgtttgatcggtggttaggctattagctggacaAAAGTAGGTTACATGAAAAGTGCGTGGGTTTTAGCGTGGGTTTTCACTGAATTTATGTAGATCACCAAGACTCATCTGTATTTCCTGTGGTCCAGGatccgagtttgggaaaccctggtctgtGACAGTTCATACGCACCAGATAACAGCAAGGTCACTATGTTAACGGTGAAACACATGACAGACACAGCTCACTATACGTTGATTCGCAATAGATATTTATTTAGTATTTATTGTAAATAttgattgtaattgtttttacatGAGTATATATTCATTCTCAATAGCTGGTGACAGGGagtacagtgggagagagagggagaggaaacatTTTGAAGATGAGAAAGAACTGAAGAGGAAGAATACAGAAAGAATGAGGGTGAGCGTAACAAGAAAGGAAAGAAATAGAAAAGAAACACAGGAGATAGGGAAGAGGTAATATGAGgtggaaaaaaagagagaggctACTGAGAAGTCTGGACAAGAATTCCCAAGATGAGCTATATGTAAACCAAGTCTCCTGTCATCAGAGTCCAAATACAGTATCATGTAATCTGCTTTCTCCTGCTGTTTGTAACTTCTCTGATCCAACCCAAGAGGGTGGAGTTAAAACAGTGATATGCAATTTCCAAGCGTTGCTGACATGATAACACAAAAGGTGATGTCTACACCTATGTTTTGATGGTCAGCGATTAAAATGGTGCCATGTAAAACCTAAAAAAATGGCCCCTGGTGGCTGGGCAGGCCATTTTGCTATTCCGCCACAGCCGGACAATGTATTTTCCTTCATATTTGCTATACCAAACATAACACAGAAAAGGTGATGTCTACCCTTATGTTTTGATGGTTTAACATTAAATTTTTGCCATGTACAACCTAAAAAATGCTGCCAAAATACAGTTAAACAAAGGACAAGAATCCAAAATGAGTTATGTAAAACAAGTCTCATTTTGTCCTGTCATCACAGTCCATATAGCATACCGTCTGCTTTCCCCTGCTGTTGGTCACTTCTCTGATCTAACCcgagagttcaaagttcataacAACAGTGATACTCAATTCCCAAGATTTGCTGCCTCAGTTTTTCTCCACACTGTATGCTTCCTCCCATGCATCAGGCTTGTCCAAGCCAGGGTCAGCCCTCTTCAGTCACAGAGAACCACAACCAGGCCCTGTCCTGGAAGTAGTTAATGACTGTCAACTCTATGAGTAGCTACTAACACAATCTGTTTTCTTTTCATGCATTTCcagcattttttaaattttatttttttaaattgaacccttatttaactaggcaagtcagttaagaacaaattcttaccggggaacagtgggttaagtgccttgttcaggggcagaacgacagagcaTCTGTTGCATATAAATGATAAAGTGTGGACAACAATGCTATGCAGCagaattttttccccctctgcaATTCGATGTAGTTTGTATTCAACTTTTTTGTCTAGACAGTACATTTGTTTTGGTCTCACAAAACAGAGTTGTTTATGAGGAGTTAAAGGCTTAACTTGTGGTGAGGTATCTTGGCCAAGGGTACATCCTGTGAAATCCCATCCCCCGTGATATTGACTGCACACACCCCAGTAGGCATATGTTTGCACTTGAGGAACAACCTATGCCTAACCTCTGGCACCGGCACAAAGAGACTTTGAACCATACATAAATATAGGCACGTGCACGTGTAATGGGGTAGAACTGTTGATATTGTGAACGTAGCCTTGTTGGGCTGTCCGTCCCAGGTGTGGCTCATTGTTGATTAAGGGTGTGACCCACAGTATTTAAGTCAGCTCTGTTTGTTCAGTCAGGGGTTCCCCTTTACTATGTTATGGTCGACGTACCGTTGGAGGACGGTGACGGTTTAGCAAAAGTAAATATGGAACTGTGGCAATTTTATACATAGTGTTTTAGGCTTAGTGCCGTTGGCTCCACTAGACTTGAGGCTACAGATATAGTATTTTGTGTATTTCCCCCacattacatacagtaagtaGGAAGAAAGGAGAGGTGGATAAAAAAAAACAATGGGTCAAATAGTATCAAGATTAAAATACTGTTGGATGCATGAACACCGTTATAGTCCTATGGTTTATGGAGAACAGTGAGCTATTCTACAATAACTATGCTGATCTCACCCCAGCCAAGGTGAGCCCTCTTCAGAGGACTACCACCAGCCCTACGATGGAGGGTATGAGACCTCTTCAGAGGACCACCACCAGCCCTACGATGGAGGGTATGAGACCTCTTCAGAGGACCACCACCAGCCCCTACGATGGAGGGTATGAGACCTCTTCAGAGGACCACCACCAGCCCTACGATGGAGGGTATGAGACCTCTTCAGAGGACTACCACCAGCCCCTACGATGGAGGGTATGAGACCTCTTCAGAGGACCACCACCAGCCCTACGACGGAGGGTATGAGACCTCTTCAGAGGACTACCACCAGCCCTACGATGGAGGGTATGAGACCTCTTCAGAGGACCACCACCAGCCCTACGATGGAGGGTATGAGACCTCTTCAGAGGACTACCACCAGCCCTACGATGGAGGGTATGAGACCTCTTCAGAGGACCACCACCAGCCCTACGATGGAGGGTATGAGACCTCTTCAGAGGACTACCACCAGCCCCTACGATGGAGGGTATGAGACCTCTTCAGAGGACCACCACCAGCCCCTACGATGGAGGGTATGAGACCTCTTCAGAGGACTACCACCAGCCCTACGACGGAGGGTATGAGACCTCTTCGGAGGACCACCACCAGCCCTACGATGGAGGGTATGAGACCTCTTCGGAGGACCACCACGAGCCCGTACGATGGAGGGTATGAGAACTCTTCAGAGGACCACCACCAGCCCGTACGATGGAAGGTATGAGACCTCTTCAGAGGACCACCACCAGCCCCTACGATGGAGGGTATGAGACCTCTTCAGAGGACTACCACCAGCCCCTACGATGGAGGGTATGAGACCTCTTCAGAGGACCACCACCAGCCCCTACGATGGAGGGTATGAGACCTCTTCAGAGGACTACCACCAGCCCTACGATGGAGGGTATGAGACCTCTTCGGAGGACCACCACCAGCCCTACGATGGAGGGTATGAGACCTCTTCGGAGGACCACCACGAGCCCGTACGATGGAGTGTATGAGAACTCTTCAGAGGACCACCACCAGCCCCTACGATGGAGGGTATGAGACCTCTTCAGAGGACTACCACCAGTTCCTACAATGGAGGGTATGAGACCTCTTCAGAGGACCACCACGATGGAGGGTGTGACACTTCTGGACATCTTCATGCAGGGATGTTTTCTTATCATGCGTTTCTAGAATCTGTTGTATTTATTTGATAGAACTGTGGACACCAATGTTTTATAGGAGGCTGATGGGAAGATGGAGCGCTCCAGCTATGTTCTGGTGGAAGAGAAGATCTGGAGGATGGGGGTGGATCAGCCACACCATCCAAACACCCCCCTCCAACATCACCAGGCAAGCTGTATCCTGGAACCCACAAAGGACAAGTGTTCCCAAGAAACACCTGGAGGTGAGAGCTGAAGGAAGATACAAGGAAAACCAACATGAGGTGGAACCAGCTGGAGAATACTGCCCAGAACAGAGTGCAATGGAGAGCAGTCGTCAATGGTCTAAGCTCCCGAAGGAGCGATGGGCCTAACCAATGAAATGGAAGGAGCGATGGGCCTAAGCAATGAAATAGAAGGAGCGATGGGCCTAACCAATGAAATGGAAGGAGCGATGGGCCTAAGCAATGAAATGGAAGGAGCGATGGGCCTAACCAATGAAATGGAAGATTTGCCTCTGCTGTTCATCTCAGTTTGTCTTTAATTTTACTGTCTCTACCAGGGTTTCCCAACTCTTTCCTCGAAGCCCCAGAtgtttcacatttttgttttaaccctaaacTGGCACACTTGATTCAGTTAAAAGTTTGATTAGTTGACTAATTTAATCGGATGTGCCAGTTTAGGGTTAACAAAAAAAACGGAAATGTCTGGGGGATTCCGAGGAGAGGGTTGGGGAAACTCTGCTCTATACCTCTCAAATCTGGATCTCGAtgccaggtgggtgcaattaattcaGGTAGAACAGAACCAGCAGTAGTCTGGACCTCCATAGGATAAGATTTAAACAGCCCTGGTCTATACAGCACGTGTTAGTTTAATCCACAAAATACTAAGTGCATTACCAGCCACCACAGCTGGATGAGGAAGTAAAGGGTTAACTTATGGATAAGTATCTTGGCCAAGGGTACACTCTGTACTACCATCCCCATGTGGTCATGCATCGAGCTCTTGGCTGCAGACACCCCAGTTGGCATGGGTTTACAGTTGAGGAGTGACCTATGCCTAACCTCCCTAACAAAGAATCACAcactcatgcacgcacacacacacacacattctctctctttcacaggcGTGCACGAGAGCGAGGGAGGGGCTGAAAGCAGTGTGCAGACAGGAGAGAAGGTGAATAAAGATGAAAAAAGAAGCCAATGGGGTAGATAGTTAGACTGTTAGATGCATGaacactctctctactgtctcctgaagtccacgttcagctccttcattttgttgagaggttattttcctggcaccagtCTGCCAGGGTCCTCAACTCCCTGtaagctgtctcgtcattgttagtaatcaggcttaccactgtgtcgtctgaaaacttgatgattgagttggagatgtgcgtgcccacgcagtcatgggtgaacagggagtacaggagggggctgaagtTAATCAGACAGTGAGCGACTATTTTAAGAA of the Salvelinus alpinus chromosome 37, SLU_Salpinus.1, whole genome shotgun sequence genome contains:
- the LOC139565730 gene encoding transmembrane protein 53-like isoform X1, translated to MLESTKPVNSQKEDGGQISTAMGILDFFMRKSHSGSDMSVIVGEGRVIAWRVTRSITYYCTSDTPAPSPPTSSLSSHLDSPLPSPSYSLSTPFISDMPSHPTVSSTLTPSFSDVPTLSPSSPSSSPRPLLLLLPWLGARPGAMAKYRDLYLERGLDILSVESTVWHFLWPRWGLEYGSEVLEVLGDPRFKGRPLLVHAFSIGGYTFTQLLSQMAREPHKYPGLAQRVVGHVYDSMVVGSLEHMATGLGKTLFPRIEPLVRYTALLYFWLFKSQTVHYYDNSVQVFYNSPVTAPALFFFCENDAMCDPVAMEAVLDFWRKRGVAVETRNWKESVHAAHLRCHPEEYLSTLEKFMISLNIAPLREKM
- the LOC139565730 gene encoding uncharacterized protein isoform X3, with the protein product MLESTKPVNSQKEDGGQISTAMGILDFFMRKSHSGSDMSVIVGEGRVIAWRVTRSITYYCTSDTPAPSPPTSSLSSHLDSPLPSPSYSLSTPFISDMPSHPTVSSTLTPSFSDVPTLSPSSPSSSPRPLLLLLPWLGARPGAMAKYRDLYLERGLDILSVESTVWHFLWPRWGLEYGSEVLEVLGDPRFKGRPLLVHAFSIGLGKTLFPRIEPLVRYTALLYFWLFKSQTVHYYDNSVQVFYNSPVTAPALFFFCENDAMCDPVAMEAVLDFWRKRGVAVETRNWKESVHAAHLRCHPEEYLSTLEKFMISLNIAPLREKM
- the LOC139565730 gene encoding transmembrane protein 53-like isoform X2 — its product is MSVIVGEGRVIAWRVTRSITYYCTSDTPAPSPPTSSLSSHLDSPLPSPSYSLSTPFISDMPSHPTVSSTLTPSFSDVPTLSPSSPSSSPRPLLLLLPWLGARPGAMAKYRDLYLERGLDILSVESTVWHFLWPRWGLEYGSEVLEVLGDPRFKGRPLLVHAFSIGGYTFTQLLSQMAREPHKYPGLAQRVVGHVYDSMVVGSLEHMATGLGKTLFPRIEPLVRYTALLYFWLFKSQTVHYYDNSVQVFYNSPVTAPALFFFCENDAMCDPVAMEAVLDFWRKRGVAVETRNWKESVHAAHLRCHPEEYLSTLEKFMISLNIAPLREKM